From a single Paenibacillus sp. FSL W8-0426 genomic region:
- a CDS encoding ImmA/IrrE family metallo-endopeptidase: MDDIVNKLIRKHRTNCPFSIARALGIQIRFTNLGKSTKGLYFRKLRRRFIVIHNDLPPEWQRFVCAHELGHDRLHKGINRFFLEEHSYFAPGKLERQANRFAIALLTFGTTPEPDEPLEKFCLRTGLPREAQHFFHPH, from the coding sequence ATGGATGACATCGTAAACAAGCTGATTCGAAAACACCGGACGAACTGCCCGTTCAGCATTGCCAGGGCCTTGGGCATACAGATTCGGTTCACCAATTTGGGAAAATCGACCAAAGGGCTCTACTTCCGAAAGCTGCGGCGCAGATTTATCGTCATACACAACGATTTGCCTCCGGAATGGCAGCGTTTCGTATGCGCCCATGAGCTGGGGCACGACCGTTTGCATAAGGGAATCAACCGCTTTTTCCTGGAGGAGCATTCTTACTTTGCTCCCGGCAAACTGGAGAGGCAAGCCAACCGGTTTGCCATCGCCTTGCTGACTTTTGGAACCACCCCCGAGCCGGATGAACCGCTCGAAAAATTTTGTCTGCGTACAGGCTTGCCCCGTGAAGCGCAGCATTTTTTTCACCCACATTAA